Proteins found in one Rhodobacter capsulatus SB 1003 genomic segment:
- a CDS encoding MerR family transcriptional regulator — MTESHADTPEEEPLFRVTEAARAAGVASSTLRLWETQGLIAPQRRASGQRLYSAADVARLQRIAYLRREAGLNPAAIRATLEAESDAPAPPAITNEPLGMALRALRQNRGETLETVAQALGVSASALSTLERTGAGVSFKTLADLAQYYGTTVSRLSGQEEVGQPVVRAGAARVWPMPVEGVRVEVLAEGRRQMDCHRFILAPGAASEGGYGHEGEEFITVLEGRFRLTLDGTELHELGVGDSIYFESRRPHAWANAADGRTVVIWVNTPPTF; from the coding sequence ATGACCGAGTCGCATGCAGATACGCCCGAGGAAGAACCGCTGTTTCGGGTGACCGAGGCCGCGCGGGCGGCGGGCGTGGCCTCCTCCACGCTGCGGCTGTGGGAGACGCAGGGGCTGATTGCACCGCAACGCCGGGCCTCGGGGCAGCGGCTGTATTCGGCGGCCGATGTGGCGCGGCTGCAGCGCATCGCCTATCTGCGCCGCGAGGCCGGGCTGAACCCCGCCGCGATCCGCGCGACGCTGGAAGCCGAAAGCGACGCCCCCGCGCCCCCCGCGATCACCAACGAACCGCTGGGCATGGCGCTGCGGGCGCTGCGGCAAAACCGCGGCGAGACGCTGGAGACGGTGGCGCAGGCGCTGGGGGTCTCTGCCTCGGCGCTCTCGACGCTGGAACGCACCGGGGCGGGGGTCAGCTTCAAGACGCTGGCGGATCTGGCGCAATATTACGGCACCACCGTGTCGCGGCTTTCCGGGCAGGAGGAGGTCGGCCAACCCGTGGTGCGCGCGGGCGCGGCGCGGGTCTGGCCGATGCCGGTCGAGGGCGTGCGGGTCGAGGTTCTGGCCGAGGGGCGGCGGCAGATGGATTGCCACCGCTTCATCCTTGCCCCCGGCGCGGCGTCGGAGGGCGGCTATGGCCACGAGGGCGAGGAATTCATCACCGTGCTGGAGGGTCGTTTTCGTCTGACGCTGGACGGCACCGAGCTGCACGAATTGGGCGTCGGCGACAGCATCTATTTCGAAAGCCGCCGCCCGCATGCCTGGGCCAATGCCGCCGACGGGCGCACCGTGGTGATCTGGGTCAACACGCCGCCGACCTTCTGA
- a CDS encoding META domain-containing protein: MRVAVLALALIALAACKEDATAPADPLALIGTGTEWTVTEIAGTAVPAAVKVTLLSPEPGMLAGTSGCNRYAGRIETREGALHVGALAGTRMMCPPDQMQVEQAFHSTIGTVTALRQAGPALDFTDATGKVVLRATR; this comes from the coding sequence ATGCGCGTCGCCGTTCTTGCCCTTGCCCTGATCGCCCTTGCCGCCTGCAAGGAGGACGCGACCGCCCCGGCCGATCCGCTGGCCCTGATCGGCACCGGAACCGAATGGACCGTCACCGAAATCGCGGGCACCGCCGTGCCCGCCGCAGTCAAGGTCACCCTGCTGTCCCCCGAGCCGGGGATGCTCGCGGGCACCTCCGGCTGCAACCGCTATGCGGGCCGCATCGAGACCCGCGAGGGCGCGTTGCATGTGGGCGCCCTGGCCGGAACCCGGATGATGTGCCCCCCCGACCAGATGCAGGTGGAACAGGCCTTCCATTCGACCATCGGCACGGTGACGGCCTTGCGGCAGGCCGGTCCGGCGCTGGACTTCACCGATGCGACGGGCAAGGTCGTTCTGCGCGCCACCCGCTAG
- a CDS encoding cold-shock protein codes for MAKGTVKWFNQTKGFGFIAPESGGKDVFVHISAVERAGLRGLNDGQAINYDLEKGRDGRESAINLAIA; via the coding sequence ATGGCCAAGGGCACCGTGAAATGGTTCAACCAAACCAAAGGCTTCGGCTTCATCGCGCCGGAATCGGGCGGCAAGGACGTGTTCGTCCACATCTCGGCCGTGGAACGTGCCGGTCTGCGTGGCCTGAATGACGGCCAAGCGATCAACTACGATCTGGAAAAAGGCCGCGATGGCCGCGAATCGGCGATCAACCTCGCCATCGCCTGA
- a CDS encoding rhomboid family intramembrane serine protease, which yields MFPIRDHNPSTRTPWVVRGLIVLNVLIYVLTADWGGRMFGLWQWGALYPGAISHGVWLHGLLTHMFLHAGIMHILGNMLFLWVFGDNLEDQLGHLGFLVFYLLGGLAAAGAQIAGDPFSDVPMVGASGAIAAVMGGYLLLFPKARVDILFIFFIVYKIFTIRAWIVLGFWFAVQLLNSLGGSADGVAYWAHAGGFIAGLVLMAPHFLRLGGPLFWRAHGGLPPNPSIDYVTSRVPVVKRRR from the coding sequence ATGTTCCCGATCCGCGACCATAACCCCTCGACCCGCACCCCCTGGGTGGTGCGCGGGCTGATCGTGCTGAATGTGCTGATCTATGTGCTGACGGCCGACTGGGGCGGGCGGATGTTCGGGCTGTGGCAATGGGGCGCGCTTTACCCCGGGGCGATCAGCCACGGCGTCTGGCTGCACGGGCTTCTCACCCACATGTTCCTGCATGCCGGGATCATGCACATCCTTGGCAACATGTTGTTTTTATGGGTCTTTGGCGACAATCTGGAAGATCAGCTCGGCCATCTCGGCTTTCTCGTCTTCTACCTGCTGGGCGGGCTCGCGGCGGCGGGCGCACAGATCGCGGGCGATCCGTTCAGCGATGTGCCGATGGTCGGTGCCTCGGGCGCGATCGCCGCGGTGATGGGCGGCTATCTGCTGCTTTTCCCGAAGGCGCGGGTCGACATCCTGTTCATTTTCTTCATCGTCTACAAGATCTTCACCATCCGCGCCTGGATCGTGCTGGGCTTCTGGTTCGCGGTGCAGCTGTTGAATTCGCTCGGCGGCTCGGCCGATGGCGTCGCCTATTGGGCGCATGCGGGCGGCTTCATCGCCGGGCTGGTGCTGATGGCGCCGCATTTCCTGCGCCTCGGCGGGCCGCTCTTCTGGCGCGCGCACGGCGGGCTGCCGCCGAACCCTTCGATCGACTATGTGACCAGCCGCGTGCCAGTGGTGAAACGGCGCCGCTAG
- a CDS encoding GMC family oxidoreductase: MHFDYVILGGGSAGSVLAARLSENPATRVCLVEAGDAARDILVRAPALVAALVPGYLYAHNWALHTVPQPGLNGRRGFQPRGRGLGGSSAINAMLYVRGHPSDYDRWAAEGAVGWDWAACQPWFLKSERNMRGASAHHGADGPLQVGDQRRPRPITRAFVQACGAVDCPETDDFNGACQEGAAPFQVTQFWDGPKKGERCSAAAAYLHPVMDRPNLTVLTGARAEKVLISEGRATGALVRQGRHRLRLEAAREVILSAGAFGSPQLLMLSGIGPGAHLRDLGIDVVQDLPGVGANLQDHLDYTISHFSPRRDVVGLNPRGLWRLARAAGGWMRHGEGLFASPMAEGGAFLRSAPGVTVPDLQIHFVVGIVDAHMRKLHVADGWSAHICVLRPQSRGTVRLASKNPRKAPLIDPAFLADPRDEALMLRAARMLEEIVGAAALAPWRGDRLYPHDGSEAGLMADIRARADTIYHPVGTCRMGTDAIAVVDPQLRVRGIEGLRVVDASVMPSLIGGNTNAPTIMIAERAAAMIRGR, from the coding sequence ATGCATTTCGACTATGTCATTCTCGGCGGCGGCTCGGCCGGGTCGGTGCTGGCGGCGCGGCTGAGCGAGAATCCGGCCACGCGCGTCTGTCTGGTCGAGGCGGGCGATGCGGCGCGGGATATTCTGGTGCGGGCGCCTGCCTTGGTCGCGGCGCTGGTGCCCGGGTATCTTTACGCCCACAACTGGGCGCTGCACACCGTTCCGCAGCCCGGGCTGAACGGGCGGCGGGGGTTTCAGCCGCGGGGCAGGGGGCTGGGCGGCTCGTCCGCGATCAATGCGATGCTGTATGTGCGCGGTCATCCCTCGGATTACGACCGTTGGGCGGCCGAGGGGGCTGTGGGCTGGGACTGGGCCGCCTGTCAGCCGTGGTTTCTGAAATCCGAACGCAACATGCGCGGGGCGTCCGCGCATCATGGGGCCGATGGCCCGTTGCAGGTGGGCGATCAGCGCCGCCCGCGGCCGATCACCCGCGCTTTCGTGCAGGCCTGCGGCGCGGTGGACTGCCCGGAAACCGACGACTTCAACGGCGCGTGTCAGGAGGGGGCCGCGCCCTTTCAGGTCACGCAATTCTGGGATGGTCCGAAAAAGGGCGAGCGCTGTTCCGCCGCGGCGGCCTATCTGCATCCGGTGATGGACCGGCCCAATCTGACCGTGCTGACCGGGGCACGGGCGGAAAAGGTCTTGATTTCCGAGGGGCGCGCCACCGGGGCGCTGGTGCGGCAGGGGCGGCACCGGCTGCGGCTGGAGGCGGCGCGGGAGGTGATCCTCTCGGCAGGCGCTTTCGGCTCGCCGCAGCTTCTGATGCTCTCGGGTATCGGGCCGGGGGCGCATCTGCGCGATCTGGGCATTGATGTCGTGCAGGATCTGCCCGGGGTGGGGGCAAACCTGCAGGACCATCTGGATTACACGATTTCGCATTTTTCGCCCCGCCGCGATGTCGTGGGGCTCAATCCGCGCGGGCTGTGGCGGCTGGCCAGGGCCGCGGGCGGCTGGATGCGGCATGGCGAGGGGCTCTTCGCCTCGCCCATGGCCGAGGGGGGGGCGTTTTTGCGCTCTGCGCCCGGGGTCACGGTGCCCGATCTGCAGATCCATTTCGTCGTCGGCATTGTCGATGCCCACATGCGCAAGCTGCATGTCGCGGACGGCTGGTCGGCGCATATCTGCGTGCTGCGGCCGCAATCGCGGGGGACGGTGCGGCTGGCGTCGAAGAACCCGCGCAAGGCGCCCTTGATCGACCCGGCCTTTCTGGCCGATCCGCGCGACGAAGCCCTGATGCTGCGGGCGGCGCGGATGCTGGAAGAGATCGTGGGCGCGGCGGCCCTGGCGCCCTGGCGGGGCGACAGGCTTTATCCGCATGACGGGTCAGAGGCCGGGCTGATGGCCGATATCCGCGCGCGCGCCGACACGATCTATCACCCGGTCGGCACCTGCCGCATGGGCACCGATGCGATAGCGGTGGTGGATCCGCAACTTCGGGTGCGCGGGATCGAGGGGCTGCGGGTCGTAGATGCCTCGGTCATGCCCAGCCTCATTGGCGGCAACACCAATGCGCCCACCATCATGATCGCCGAACGCGCGGCTGCGATGATCCGGGGGCGCTAG
- a CDS encoding acyl-CoA synthetase has protein sequence MTETYATVADRDRVEGQMPWEDRDRAVTIYDFLSRVAAKHGSRPALTFQITSGPKDHSLTMTWAEVLARVTQAANLLRRMGVGEKDTVAYLLPNSLETAVVLLGGATAGIVNPINPLLEPEQISAILRETKAKVLVTLKSFPKSDIAQKAAEAVKHAPNVKTILEVDLNRYLTAPKSWIVPFVRPKTHFRHHADVYDFNTACDGQPADKLVFADATADRVAAYFHTGGTTGMPKVAQHKYSGMVYNGWLGGTLLFRHTDVMICPLPLFHVFAAYPILMSAIHSGAHVVFPTPAGYRGEGVFDNFWKLVERWQVTFLITVPTAIAALMQRKVDADISSLRTAISGSAPLPVELYNRFKDATGVEICEGYGLTEATCLVSINPVDGLKKVGSVGIPLPYSHVRILRKTEAGFVECAADEVGEICVANPGVFDGSTYTEVDKNHDLFAEERFLRTGDLGRIDPDGYLWITGRAKDLIIRGGHNIDPAEIEEALLSHPSIAFAGAIGQPDAFAGELPCAYVELIKEATITPEELMAHAKRHIHERAAVPKHIEVLDELPKTAVGKIFKPDLRKRAITRVLDAALAEAGVPVQVVAVVEDKKRGLVAQLASSGEVDQEKMAHVLGQFTVPWAWAE, from the coding sequence ATGACCGAGACCTATGCGACCGTGGCCGACCGCGACCGCGTCGAAGGGCAGATGCCCTGGGAAGACCGTGACCGTGCGGTGACGATATATGATTTCCTGTCCCGCGTGGCGGCAAAACACGGCTCCCGTCCGGCGCTGACGTTTCAGATCACCTCCGGGCCGAAGGATCATTCCCTGACCATGACCTGGGCCGAAGTGCTGGCCCGGGTGACGCAGGCGGCGAACCTGCTGCGCCGGATGGGCGTGGGGGAAAAGGACACGGTGGCCTATCTGCTGCCCAACAGCCTGGAAACCGCGGTGGTGCTTCTGGGTGGGGCGACGGCGGGGATCGTCAATCCGATCAACCCTTTGCTGGAGCCCGAGCAGATTTCCGCGATCCTGCGCGAGACCAAAGCCAAGGTGCTGGTGACGCTGAAAAGCTTCCCGAAATCCGACATCGCGCAAAAGGCGGCCGAGGCGGTCAAGCACGCGCCGAATGTCAAGACGATCCTGGAAGTCGATCTGAACCGCTACCTGACCGCGCCGAAAAGCTGGATCGTGCCCTTTGTCCGGCCGAAAACGCATTTCCGCCATCACGCCGATGTCTATGATTTCAACACCGCCTGCGACGGCCAGCCCGCCGACAAGCTGGTGTTTGCCGATGCGACCGCCGACCGCGTCGCCGCCTATTTCCATACCGGCGGCACCACCGGCATGCCGAAAGTGGCGCAGCACAAGTATTCGGGCATGGTCTACAACGGCTGGCTTGGCGGCACGCTTCTGTTCCGCCACACCGACGTGATGATCTGCCCGCTGCCGCTTTTCCACGTCTTTGCCGCCTATCCGATCCTGATGTCGGCCATCCATTCCGGCGCCCATGTCGTCTTCCCCACCCCCGCGGGCTATCGCGGCGAGGGGGTCTTCGACAATTTCTGGAAGCTGGTCGAACGCTGGCAGGTGACCTTCCTGATCACCGTGCCCACCGCCATCGCCGCGCTGATGCAGCGCAAGGTCGATGCCGATATCTCGTCGCTGCGCACGGCAATCTCGGGCTCCGCCCCCCTGCCGGTCGAGCTTTACAACCGCTTCAAGGACGCGACCGGGGTCGAGATCTGCGAGGGCTACGGGCTGACCGAAGCCACCTGCCTTGTCTCGATCAACCCGGTCGACGGGCTGAAAAAGGTCGGCTCGGTCGGCATCCCCCTGCCCTATTCGCACGTCCGGATCCTGCGCAAGACCGAGGCCGGGTTCGTCGAATGCGCCGCCGACGAGGTGGGCGAGATCTGCGTCGCCAACCCGGGCGTGTTCGACGGCTCGACCTATACCGAAGTGGACAAGAACCACGACCTCTTTGCCGAGGAACGTTTCCTGCGCACCGGCGATCTGGGCCGGATCGACCCGGACGGATACCTCTGGATCACCGGCCGCGCCAAGGATCTGATCATCCGCGGCGGTCACAACATCGACCCGGCCGAGATCGAGGAGGCGCTGCTGTCGCATCCCTCCATCGCCTTTGCCGGTGCGATCGGCCAGCCCGACGCCTTTGCGGGCGAATTGCCCTGCGCCTATGTCGAGCTGATCAAGGAGGCCACGATCACGCCCGAAGAGCTGATGGCGCATGCCAAACGCCACATCCACGAACGCGCCGCCGTGCCCAAGCACATCGAGGTGCTGGACGAGCTGCCGAAGACCGCGGTGGGCAAGATCTTCAAGCCCGACCTGCGCAAGCGCGCGATCACCCGGGTTCTGGATGCGGCGCTGGCCGAGGCCGGGGTGCCGGTGCAGGTCGTCGCGGTGGTCGAGGACAAGAAACGCGGTCTGGTGGCGCAGCTGGCCAGCAGCGGCGAGGTCGATCAGGAGAAGATGGCGCATGTGCTGGGGCAGTTCACCGTGCCCTGGGCCTGGGCCGAGTGA
- a CDS encoding 4-aminobutyrate--2-oxoglutarate transaminase, protein MTVQTSPDLSARRAAAIAKGVGVTTQIYAERAENAEIWDKNGTRYIDFAAGIAVVNTGHRHPRVIEAVKAQLDAFTHTCHQVVPYENYVILAERLNAAVPGDFAKKTIFATTGAEAVENAIKIARHYTGRAGIVAFAGGFHGRTFMGMTLTGKVQPYKAGFGPMMNDVWHLPFPCPLHGVTGEDAVAALERLFKADIEPARVAAIIVEPVQGEGGFYPVPEGFMRKLREIADKNGIVLIADEVQTGFARTGKLFAMEHHGVAADITTMAKGLGGGFPISAVTGRADIMDSPNPGGLGGTYAGAPIAVAAAHAVLDVIEDEQLCARAERLGARLKQRLAALQDSVPEIIDIRGPGFMNAVEFNVAGSDTPNPEMTNRVREEALKRGLILLTCGVYGNVIRFLAPLTIQDAVFDEALDILEASILAAKG, encoded by the coding sequence ATGACCGTGCAAACCTCGCCCGACCTGTCCGCCCGCCGTGCCGCCGCCATCGCCAAGGGCGTTGGCGTGACGACGCAGATCTATGCCGAACGCGCCGAGAACGCGGAAATCTGGGACAAGAACGGCACCCGTTACATCGACTTCGCCGCGGGCATCGCCGTGGTGAACACCGGCCACCGTCACCCGCGGGTGATCGAGGCGGTCAAGGCGCAGCTCGATGCCTTCACCCACACCTGCCATCAGGTCGTGCCTTACGAAAACTACGTCATCCTGGCCGAGCGTCTGAACGCCGCCGTGCCCGGTGACTTTGCGAAGAAGACGATCTTCGCCACCACCGGCGCCGAAGCCGTTGAAAACGCGATCAAGATTGCCCGCCACTACACCGGCCGCGCCGGGATCGTCGCCTTTGCGGGCGGTTTCCACGGCCGCACCTTCATGGGCATGACGCTGACCGGCAAGGTGCAGCCCTACAAGGCCGGCTTCGGCCCGATGATGAACGACGTCTGGCACCTGCCCTTCCCCTGCCCGCTGCATGGCGTGACGGGCGAGGACGCCGTGGCGGCGCTGGAGCGTCTGTTCAAGGCCGATATCGAACCCGCCCGCGTCGCCGCGATCATCGTCGAGCCGGTGCAGGGCGAGGGCGGCTTCTACCCGGTGCCCGAGGGCTTCATGCGCAAACTGCGCGAGATCGCCGACAAGAACGGCATCGTCCTGATCGCCGACGAGGTGCAGACCGGCTTTGCCCGCACCGGCAAGCTCTTTGCGATGGAACATCACGGGGTTGCCGCCGATATCACCACCATGGCCAAGGGGCTGGGCGGCGGCTTCCCGATCTCGGCGGTGACCGGCCGCGCCGACATCATGGACAGCCCGAACCCGGGCGGCCTTGGCGGCACCTATGCCGGGGCGCCGATTGCCGTGGCCGCGGCGCATGCCGTTCTTGACGTGATCGAGGACGAGCAGCTCTGCGCCCGTGCCGAGCGTCTGGGCGCGCGGCTGAAACAGCGTCTGGCGGCGCTGCAGGACAGCGTGCCGGAGATCATCGACATCCGCGGCCCGGGCTTCATGAACGCGGTCGAGTTCAACGTCGCGGGCAGTGACACGCCGAACCCGGAGATGACCAACCGCGTCCGCGAAGAGGCGCTGAAGCGCGGTCTGATCCTGCTCACCTGCGGCGTTTACGGCAACGTCATCCGTTTCCTCGCCCCGCTGACCATCCAGGACGCGGTCTTTGACGAGGCGCTGGACATCCTCGAAGCCTCGATCCTCGCCGCGAAGGGCTGA
- the rimO gene encoding 30S ribosomal protein S12 methylthiotransferase RimO, with product MSQNPPNLRPDLAPKALVTDTPRPGQPTIGMVSLGCPKALVDSERILTRLRAEGYAISPSYQGADAVIVNTCGFLDSAKAESLEAIGEALSENGKVIVTGCLGAEPEFITGVHPKVLAVTGPEQYEQVLDAVHGAVPPKPDPFVDLLPATGIKLTPRHFSYLKISEGCNHACKFCIIPDMRGKLVSRPAHAVLREAEKLLEAGVRELLVISQDTSAYGLDRRHEATAWKGAEVRAHITDLTRELGKLAQPSGAWVRLHYVYPYPHVRELIPLMADGLVLPYLDIPFQHAHPETLKRMARPAASAKTLDEIAAWRADCPEIVLRSTFIVGYPGETEAEFQYLLDWMAEAQLDRVGCFQYENVKGARSNDLPDHVPAEVKQERWERFMEAAQAISEAKLAAKVGTVQQVLVDAVDDEGATCRTRADAPEIDGNLFIDEGFEDLSPGDMVTVEVEEASDYDLWGRVQ from the coding sequence ATGAGCCAGAACCCGCCCAACCTCCGCCCCGATCTTGCGCCGAAAGCGCTTGTCACCGACACCCCCCGCCCGGGCCAGCCGACGATCGGCATGGTCTCGCTGGGCTGCCCCAAGGCGCTGGTGGACAGCGAACGCATCCTGACCCGGCTGCGGGCCGAGGGCTATGCGATCTCGCCCAGCTATCAGGGCGCCGATGCGGTGATCGTGAACACCTGCGGCTTTCTGGACAGTGCCAAGGCCGAAAGCCTGGAAGCCATCGGCGAGGCGCTGAGCGAGAATGGCAAGGTGATCGTCACCGGCTGTCTGGGCGCCGAGCCCGAGTTCATCACCGGCGTGCATCCCAAGGTGCTGGCCGTCACCGGGCCCGAGCAATACGAACAGGTGCTCGATGCGGTGCATGGGGCGGTGCCGCCGAAACCCGATCCCTTTGTCGATCTGCTGCCCGCGACCGGCATCAAGCTGACGCCGCGGCATTTCAGCTATCTGAAGATCTCCGAGGGCTGCAATCACGCCTGCAAGTTCTGCATCATCCCCGACATGCGCGGCAAACTGGTCAGCCGCCCGGCCCATGCGGTGCTGCGCGAGGCGGAAAAGCTGCTCGAGGCGGGGGTGCGGGAGCTGCTGGTGATCAGCCAGGACACCTCGGCTTATGGGCTGGATCGGCGGCACGAGGCGACGGCCTGGAAAGGCGCCGAGGTCCGCGCGCATATCACGGATCTGACGCGCGAGCTGGGCAAGCTTGCCCAGCCCTCGGGCGCCTGGGTGCGGCTGCATTACGTCTATCCCTATCCGCATGTGCGCGAGCTGATTCCCCTGATGGCGGATGGGCTTGTGCTGCCTTACCTCGACATCCCGTTCCAGCATGCCCATCCGGAAACGCTCAAGCGCATGGCCCGGCCCGCGGCTTCTGCGAAGACGCTGGATGAAATCGCCGCCTGGCGTGCCGATTGCCCCGAGATCGTGCTGCGTTCGACCTTCATCGTCGGCTATCCCGGCGAGACCGAGGCGGAATTCCAGTATCTGCTCGACTGGATGGCCGAGGCGCAGCTCGATCGTGTCGGCTGCTTCCAGTATGAAAACGTCAAGGGCGCGCGGTCGAACGATTTGCCCGACCATGTGCCTGCGGAAGTGAAGCAGGAACGCTGGGAACGCTTCATGGAGGCCGCGCAGGCGATTTCCGAGGCGAAGCTGGCGGCCAAGGTCGGCACCGTGCAACAGGTGCTGGTCGATGCGGTGGATGACGAGGGGGCGACCTGCCGCACCCGCGCCGATGCGCCCGAAATCGACGGCAATCTGTTCATCGACGAGGGATTCGAAGACCTGTCGCCGGGCGACATGGTGACGGTCGAAGTCGAGGAAGCGTCGGATTACGACCTTTGGGGGCGTGTGCAATAG
- a CDS encoding Lrp/AsnC family transcriptional regulator has protein sequence MWGEPARGAERLDDTDQRLIAALRRDGRAAVSDLAVQLGLSRATVRARIERLVARGEISGFTVMTRADVSAAPVRGMMMLNIDGRATEKVIARLLGLPPVQAVHTTNGQWDLIAEIGARSLEELDETILSIRRLEGVGRTETNLQLSCRNPRPRLPRCWVSCASPRWCPRASRCRRNPR, from the coding sequence ATGTGGGGCGAACCCGCCCGCGGGGCAGAGCGTCTGGATGACACCGACCAACGGCTGATCGCGGCGCTTCGCCGCGACGGCCGGGCCGCGGTGTCGGATCTGGCGGTGCAGCTTGGTCTGTCGCGTGCCACCGTGCGCGCGCGGATCGAGCGGCTGGTGGCGCGCGGCGAAATCTCGGGCTTTACCGTGATGACGCGCGCCGATGTCTCTGCCGCGCCGGTGCGGGGGATGATGATGCTGAACATCGACGGGCGGGCGACCGAAAAGGTGATCGCCCGCCTGCTCGGCCTGCCGCCGGTGCAGGCGGTGCATACGACGAACGGGCAGTGGGATCTGATCGCGGAAATCGGCGCCCGCTCGCTGGAAGAGCTGGACGAGACGATCCTGTCGATCCGCCGCCTTGAGGGCGTGGGGCGGACGGAAACCAATCTGCAGCTGTCCTGCCGCAACCCGCGGCCGCGGCTGCCCCGGTGCTGGGTGTCGTGCGCAAGCCCGCGCTGGTGCCCGCGGGCCAGCCGCTGCCGCCGCAACCCTCGCTGA